A single region of the Pygocentrus nattereri isolate fPygNat1 chromosome 27, fPygNat1.pri, whole genome shotgun sequence genome encodes:
- the prrt1 gene encoding proline-rich transmembrane protein 1: MSSEKHALEEAAGRQAMSQQMTQMAPPPYLPSQDPNMPPHPPPPGCAPQPNYPPPPPPPGSEGYLQETQFHCGTLGPQGTANGYTIQTHGAGGTVPHPPVGYLHPGYPLQLQPCTAYVPVYPIGTGGQPYLPNGAPHPGVAPGQMAMQMPPGIALMEPRRPPHDYLPIAVLTTVCCFWPTGIIAIIKAVQVRTAVARGDMVTAEIASREARNFSFISLAVGIASIVLCTILTVVVIIASQHHDDDWDP; this comes from the exons ATGTCGTCGGAAAAACACG CTCTAGAGGAGGCAGCTGGTAGGCAGGCCATGTCGCAGCAGATGACCCAAATGGCTCCTCCGCCCTACCTTCCCTCCCAGGACCCAAACATGCCTCCACATCCTCCCCCACCTGGCTGCGCCCCCCAACCGAATTAcccccctcctcctccgccTCCTGGCTCAGAGGGCTACCTGCAGGAGACCCAGTTCCACTGCGGGACACTCGGGCCTCAGGGGACGGCAAACGGctatacaatacaaacacacggGGCTGGAGGAACTGTCCCTCATCCTCCGGTGGGCTACCTGCACCCTGGATACCCTCTACAGCTCCAGCCCTGCACGGCCTACGTCCCAGTCTATCCTATTGGAACAGGG GGCCAGCCTTACCTGCCTAATGGTGCACCCCATCCAGGTGTGGCCCCAGGGCAGATGGCCATGCAGATGCCTCCTGGCATAGCTCTGATGGAACCGCGCCGCCCCCCTCATGATTACCTGCCCATCGCCGTCCTGACCACCGTCTGCTGCTTCTGGCCCACCGGCATCATCGCCATCATCAAAGCTGTGCAG GTGCGTACTGCGGTCGCCCGTGGCGACATGGTGACGGCGGAGATAGCATCTCGCGAAGCGCGTAACTTTTCTTTCATCAGTCTGGCGGTGGGCATCGCTTCCATCGTCCTCTGCACCATCCTCACCGTCGTCGTCATCATCGCCTCTCAGCACCATGATGACGACTGGGACCCCTAA